ACATACACGTTAGAAGATGTGCCCTGTCCACCGCACAGTGGACCCTCCACACCACACCAAGCACAAAAAACAGATCGGTGGAAGAAAGATGCTGCAGTGAGACACGCAGGACTCTGCACTTGTGCTCAGATATCTACCGTGTCCAGCTCACACTGCTCTGCATGTCACTGGGCATGTGATCTGTGTAGCTAGAGCCGGAGGTCTGGCACAGATGATTCAATGATTAGCCCGATTAAAACTCTTATTGTGTTCTCGCAAAGCCCCGGCTGCCTCATGGCTTACTTCCCCTCTGAATTTCCTCCTGGTTCACAAGACATGCGAGTGACTTCATCGCAGGCCCTCGGTCTCACAAGTCAGATACATCTGTTGTGTGtttaacccccaccccccacataaAACAACAACGCATTTATGGATTTTAAACCACTGTGTTCTGGCCCATGTCCGGTAGTTGCGTGAAaaggattaaaaagaaaaacaatgtgtcTACTTAGTAAAAGCAAAGTGCACGATATACACCGAGAAGGGACAAATACATACGCAGATCAACAGAGTCTAATGTCTGCAGGTCCCTGATGCGCCGAGCGCTTGTGGAAGAGCCCGGCTAACTGAGCAGCAGCGAGGCCGTCTGACAGAAGCGCTGCACCGGGGACGGCAGGCCTCTCGCTCCTCAGGTAAACCGGTTCAGACAGCCCTGGACGGGTTATCGAGTGAAAATGGAATTAGCCACGCGCAGATGGCCACACCGCCCCCCacttccctttttatttttagaccCGACgacaaacaaaattcaaagtAGTCCGAGCAGCGGCGCCTTCAGTCACAGACTGCGGCAAGATCCCTCTTTAGTGCAAGATACTGATCGCCCCATGTGTCAGAGCATTGATCGAACTGAAGCACGAGGATCACACgaaacaaaacagacaacaaATAAGTCAGCTCTCCCTGCACATCCCCCGTTTCAGCTCCCTGGTGCATCTCTCCATTAAGACACAACTCCAGCACACATTATACTGCTTGTTTTAATGTCACCACAAGCTCGTTTCAAACCACTAACAAGACAAGTCTGAGCGCTGGTCTGCAatagtttatttaaatgcaaatgcctTTTGGATGAAAGACATGGACGCACAGAagcaacacaattataatttcAATATGAAACCCAGGAGTTCCCCGAAGGTGTGAAATTGAAGTCACTCCACCTGGGTCGGGATACCTGCTCCCGTGTGATCATGCAGTCTGTTGTTGTGTGTAGCTGCACTAAAGTGTCGCACGTCACTGCGATTGCGTGTGGTTAGTTGACAAATTAACGCAGGCCAGTGCAGGTGAACAGGGACTGTCCTCGGGGCGTCTCTCTGACAGACGGGCGATACCAAGGTGCCGTGACTGATGCCCATAAAGGGCGACACCAGACTCGCAGCGCCGTCTCAGCGCTCGACTGGGCGCCTGCTCTGTTCCGCTGCGTCACGCCAGGGGAGGGAAGCCGATGCCATGCACACGCGGGTCTGTGCTGCCCGTGATGCCGGGCCCTGTGGACGCTGCGAGGGCCTGGGAGGCGTCCGAGACACCGGTGGAGACCAGAGGACATGAGCAAGACCTGTGCAAAAGTGAATGATGGGATCTGTCTCCCCATACAACACAATCTGTTGTGCAGCAATCTGCAATTATTAAATTACTGTAGCAATTATTAAACTGTGTGCCCCCTCCCTCGCCTCTGCCCTTTCTGGTTAATTAGTGTAAGACATGCACCCCCTCAACTCCTGTGGATGTTTGTGAGCTGTGTTAAAACAACCAATACAGCTTTTCATTGGGAAACATTTTCAGTTGATTAATTTGCAGTTTATTGGTGATTAAGCCCATTTCTAAGGCCGACGTCTAAAGCGTGTCTGGAAACACGGCCAGCAGACGAGCCCCACGGGATGAGCGGCTGTTCGCTCAAGCAGTCCCAACTGTTTGCCAGCAATCAACAATAATCAAACTGCGTCTCCGTGTGATCAGATCGGCAAGTCGAGCCGCGCAGGCCCCGTGCCAACGCGCTGCACTCTGAAATCTGAACCACTGCGCGTTTCTCTTTCCTTCTTTTATTCAGAAAAGCAGAcgcacattttacaaacagcaCAGAAACTCAATCTGTGAGAGATTGTCATCACTGGAAACAGATCAGCTGTTATTCACATTTACAATCATGCAGCAAGACAGGCGAGTCAACAGCCAGGACCGAACCgaacccccctcccctcccctcgtTTAACCACAGCTGGCGTCTTCACCCACGCGCCCGTCGACACCATCAACACGGCGCTACAGGAAGCAGACAGATGGTGTGCGGTGTGGTCTGTGTGACTGCAAACCGCTACTGAACACGTGTAACGGGGGAACAGGGCTGTTTCTGGGGACTGGCATGAAGGCTGGCACTCCCTCGCCCTGCTCTTGGGCTGTGTGTTTAAGATGCATCTTCATGTTGAAGACACTGGAGTGTGCAGACTGCAaaacacccaacacacacacctaaATCTCCACACAAAGCTGAGCAGTAGGGATTGAAGAACTAGAATCCACGTCTGTGTTTATCAGTTAATTACCAACactgtgtgtgtaattgttttacttttaaaaactGCACGCTGGCATTTCTATAGAAAATGCTCTCAGGGGTGCAGCTGTGGACTCGTGGGACAATCAACACTGAATTTAAGAGATCTGTTTCCTACAGTAGTCCTAAAAGAGAATGCAAAGGAGCAAACGTAGCGGCAGAAAGTCTGCTCAATATCGCATTGGTTGCCCAAAAGACAAACCCGGGCCGACACAAACATCACGTTAGTTTGCTGTTGACAGGGGTGTCTATTAAGTGCCTCCAAAAGCAGAGGAGACAAAAAAGGTTTAagtgcaaaaacaaaaccatgtattcattttaaaagactGGCCAGATAATGCATTTTATTGATTTTCTGTTGAACCGAGTGATAGCTTGCAGTGATTCCTGCACAACTCGCAGCATGCAACCACCAGCAGACCCCCCCGAGGCGCGACTGCGGGCTCAAGCAGTGGCAGCGAAGCAACGTCAGTGCGTTTGAGCTCAGTGTCTCAGAGTCGACGGACAGagagacatgcacacagagGTGAAGTCTCTCAGCCCCTGCAGTCACAGGCCAGCGCACATCACATCTCCAAACCTCAGTTGTTTTCCcactttaatttaatatattctcTGTCTTGGCGTTTACAGTCACACACAGGCGGCCGGTGAACAAAGCAGACGCTCTTCGGGTTGCTAACAGATGTTTTATTGAGGAAATCTTTCGGTCGTCAGGGCTCGGACCGTTGTCGATGCTTTCCAACGCAAGCGCTATTTACAAGCCAGGGCAGTTTGATGGACAAAGGCATCAAGGCGCAGGTGAGGGGCGCCAGCTCCGGCGCGCTGTTTTTGGCACTCTTAGTTTGCGGGGGAGTTACATGGACAGCGAGGCATCCGttgccacaacacatacacatttaaacccAAAGGAAACTTATTTCTCTACTGCAACAATATCAAGGTTAAATGTTACATCATCTCCGGTCTGTTTAAAAGCAAGCTGCTACAACTTCCATTTCACATTGTTCTGCACCACCTGGTTAAATCAGATCTGCAGACGGGGCTCGGAAAAGACACTGCCCCCCCACCGCGATGCAAGACTGGTTCTACACGAGGGCAGGGCTGTGCAGGGCCCTACACTCCCCAGCCCCTCGTACAGGTCGCTCAGATTGACCCGTATGTACGGTTCGCTACAGCGAGCTGCGTCTCCAACTCCCCCCCCGCGCTACAGAACGAGACCCTGCTCCATCGCTTTAAACCAGACACACAAAGACGGACTTGACACAGCTCAGATATGACCCGTGAGGTGAATCTGGGTGTGCGGTGCAGGCGTGGGATTCTCAAGGGGAACCGGCAGGCGATCCAGGGAGGACTGCGATAATAATCTTTCACACCCCTCCATTTCTTCGCTCGTGACTTCAACTCAAGGCTGGAAATTTCAATATTAGGCCTTGTTAAGGCAATCACCTTGGAAAACAAAAGATCTTGAATGAATAAACAGGTAAACGGTTTTGCTAAAAGACGACACGCTATTGTCTCAGAAGCGAGAGCCGCAGCGGAGACACGAGACGGCCCACGACCGGATCCTCGCGCCGCCGGACAGGGCTGCAGCGTCACATGTGTGGTTTGTACAGGCTGTGTTTATTGCGTCTGCAGTGCAGAGCTCTTTAAGGTCCGAACGTGACTTTTTACACCTGCCTTCGCACAACAGATCACAAGGCCTTGCAGGACAGCCAGAATCAAACCTGCAGATACGATTTCCCCGGATCAGAGAGGGAAGAACATCGACGGCAATGAAGAAAAGACGAAGCTACAAGCGTCTGGATTGAGGTTTGAGGACGTAGTGCCCCATCTAAGAGTGGAAGCCCATCTCCTTCGCAACACAGGTGCAGAGCTCTCATACGTCACAGGACCGTCATCGTGACGCAGGGCCTCATTAACGAGTATTTCATCAGCTGTAAGTCACTAAAATAAACGTACACCATACTTTCAATGACAAACACACTTGTGACTCTAATGGACACAACGGGCAGACGTTCTCCAGCCACCGAGCATCCGTCAGACTCGGCCATCGAGTTACATTCAATTGAGGATCTTTTTTGACATAAAAAGCAGGGGAAAAAGTGCAGACGAATAAAACAGATCAAACCCTTAACAAGCAGAACTGAACATGTTTATCCTTCAGGTACAGACAGCAGATCTCATCCGAGTCCAGCGCTACAGGAGCCACTGGCGTGTGCCGGCAGCGCTTCGAAGCAACACGAGATCTGTGTCAATGGAATAAAATAAGCAACCGGGTAACAACAGACGCCCCTTCTGGCCCGACAGCCACAGACACACGCCCCATGGGCAACGACTGGGTGCCGTCCTCTTGGcccttgttttttatatatatatatatatatttttttttttcctaactgCAAATCCTGGCCATGTTTCAAGTCTGCAGAAAAGGCATTTACAGAGTTGCATCAGCGGAGCCGCAGTTTGGGGCGACGTGTGGAAGCGCACGGCGGCGAATTCGACGCGGCAGTGTTTGTGGGGAGAAGGGCGGGGCTTTGATCTAAAAGCACGGGTTTCCTGGTTCGGCTCCCTCAGAGAGAGGGCCGCACACGCTGCCGGCTCAGCACTGCAACCCTTCACCCCTCCCGTCTGTTAGCAGTCCGGGTCAATCAGAACCAGCAGGGGAGCTCGGGCCGCCCCTGTAGCTCGAGAGAAGTCCTCGGCCAGAAGTGAAGGCCAGCAGGCCGCAGTGAAACACTGGTCTCGATGGGGAGACCTAGCCTGATAACCGAGAGTGCTGTTCCAGTTTCACACATATAGCACCTTCAAGCAGaaaggaaagaggaaaaaacTAGAAAAATTAAGAACATGGGctgaaaaaagaagaaatctGATTGCATAAAAGAAGACTTGAATAGACGAGTCTTTCTGTTTGAAACCCCAGGAAGGACAAGCGTACAAGATCTAAAGTGACCGCAGCGGGGGTCTGGGCGGTGCCGGTTCGAGACAGACGGAGAGCGGGGGGGCGGGCGGCGCTCGGGACGACATGCAGACCTCTCCTCAGGCGGCGGGGCGTCTGCCTCGGTCCTCGGGTCTTTGAAAACCAACGGAGCGGAACCGTGAGCAGGACTGGCGTGTCCTCGGCCGTCCTGCACTCAGTCCCACACATATGTACACAGTAGATACAGGCACTTAAAACGTCTTTGGTTGGAGTGAACCAACGTTGCAGAGAAATGCATTCACAGAGCTTTGCACCCTTTTCTGGGTTCAGTAGGCAACTAGTAAAatcagtttacatttttttagtgtttttcttgtcttttaaaatgttttaaggtTTGTTTTCATCTCCTCGACATCCTTATCCTTCTGACAGagccacctgagagagagagagagaaagagagagagaattactCCACAGACCGGCTACACAATTCAATACACCTCTACAGGACCGACTGGGATTGAGCACAGCATCGAGCGCTCACCTTCTCGGGGCAGAAGTCCTGGTTGCTCTGCCGTACCTTCCCCGGCCGGCCCTTGATGACCGCATAGCAGAACATGGTGATCACCATCACGAACAGGAAGTAGCTGGTGTGCATCAGGTGCAGGTTGATCAGCGAACGATCGTCCTGTCGACACAGAGCAGCGATGAGTGGATATCGAGGTCAAAAACGATTCAACACCACAAACTCCATTCACTGACGCCACAGCCAGGCGCTCGGATACCGTTCAGCAGGACCCGTCTATTTACACAACCCAACCGGAAGTCTGAAACTGACCCGCGCTCCACTAGAGAACCGGCTCTCAGACCTCTCTGCTGAGGAAACGGCTACTTTTGTTTGTCTAAAGCTGTATTTATACAAAACAGgcttattattatgaataccaAGCTGAAATAACCTGAAGCTATGCTGGAACAGTGACATCTTGTGGCGACTCCACTTCCTTGCTCAAAATAAGTGAATAATCTACCTTTCACTGAACATCCCCcagtaaataaatattcaacAGAACTGTGTGTAAATAACTCCTTCATGCTGTTTTTAAAGGGATACAGACGGGTCTTTCAGTCGTGGGAGGAGTTCCTGCCAAAAGTACCAACGGCTCTAATGatgattcaaatacaaaatctcaTCAAAGCGTCGGAGCCAAAAAAATATCATAACAGCACTGGACACTGAACTGAACTGCAGAAGCCTACAACGATAAAGAAGATGAACAGAACAGGAAATAAGTGCCCAACATATAGCGTCCTGTTGAACAGACTCTGAGGGGTCGAACTGCGCTGACTGAAGCCAGTATGTTCACTGGGCGGGTGGGGGGGCACTCACATCGGGGACGATGACGGTGAGCTTGGGGTTGAGCGCGTGGTACACCTTCCCGATGGCCCCCTTGTAGCACCAGAAGGGGTTGTACTCCTGCGTGTACTTGGTGGCGGCGTCCCGGGCCGTGGTGAAGATCTTGTACCAAGCTGTGGCGTTGGTGTAGGTCTCGGGGACGCAGTGGGGGGGCTGGCTGTGAAGCGAGAAGTGGGATAGTGAGGGTGGGCCATGCGTGCGAGTGACCCCATCCCCGCgcccgcccccgcccccgcccccaaCGAAACTGGGGACGCGAGCCGGCGCCGGCGCCGGCAGGTCGGCAGGGAGAGACCGGCCTCTGAAATCATCGATGCAGGAGTGGAGATGGTAATGGAGCTGCTGTGAGGAAGGCATTTTGAGCGTTTTTAATTGGATATACTAGAACAACTCTAGCCTTGGCTATAAACAGGGCGGAAAGGAAGAAGCTCAGTGACGGGGAAGGAAGGAAGGGGTGGACACTCACACTGTGACGGGGAAGACGCTGCTGGCGGCCGTGATGGTCATGCAGGTGATGAACACCACCTGTTCGCAGTGGCCGTGCAGCACGCACTCGTCCGAATTCCAGGAGGCCGGCAGCGTGAAGGTGATGTTCATCTCCTCGTGGGCTTCCCGGCCtgcacagacagaaagacacacgGCGGTTATAGACGGGGATGAAAAACATCGGCTGGCGCCGTCCCAAGCCCCCCAGCCAGCCACGGCTTCTCACACGACCGCTCCCGGAGGCGTGTGGCCCGTACGTCACGACACCGTGCTCGGAGACCGGAGGACTCCCGGCACAGGCGGCCCCGAGGGACAGCAGAGCAGCGCGGCGCTCCTGTGCGT
This sequence is a window from Amia ocellicauda isolate fAmiCal2 chromosome 22, fAmiCal2.hap1, whole genome shotgun sequence. Protein-coding genes within it:
- the tmem248 gene encoding transmembrane protein 248 isoform X1: MVYLTGAMLSINPLENLKTYISSRPPLVIFMVSVSAVAIAFLTIGYFFKIKEIKSPEMTEDWNTFLLRFNELDLCISENETLKHGLNESTTPESTVTSGQARLSTQAPPLLEDPGPINISVPITLTLDPLRPFGGYSRNITHLYATVLGQQVGLSGREAHEEMNITFTLPASWNSDECVLHGHCEQVVFITCMTITAASSVFPVTVQPPHCVPETYTNATAWYKIFTTARDAATKYTQEYNPFWCYKGAIGKVYHALNPKLTVIVPDDDRSLINLHLMHTSYFLFVMVITMFCYAVIKGRPGKVRQSNQDFCPEKVALSEG
- the tmem248 gene encoding transmembrane protein 248 isoform X2 — protein: MLSINPLENLKTYISSRPPLVIFMVSVSAVAIAFLTIGYFFKIKEIKSPEMTEDWNTFLLRFNELDLCISENETLKHGLNESTTPESTVTSGQARLSTQAPPLLEDPGPINISVPITLTLDPLRPFGGYSRNITHLYATVLGQQVGLSGREAHEEMNITFTLPASWNSDECVLHGHCEQVVFITCMTITAASSVFPVTVQPPHCVPETYTNATAWYKIFTTARDAATKYTQEYNPFWCYKGAIGKVYHALNPKLTVIVPDDDRSLINLHLMHTSYFLFVMVITMFCYAVIKGRPGKVRQSNQDFCPEKVALSEG